GGACCTCGAGCACCTGGTTGTCGCGGGAGCCGTCGCGGTACACGGTCACGCCCTTGCAGTTGAGTGCGTAGGCGAGCCGGTACACCTTTTCGATGTCCTGCTCCGTCGCGGTGTTGGGGAAATTCACGGTCTTGGATACGGCGTTGTCCACGTATTTCTGGAAGGCCGCCTGTATCCGGATGTGGCTTTCCGGCGAGATGTCGTGCGCGGTCACGAAGACCCGGCGCACGTCCTCGGGGACGCCCTCGATGTGGGCGACCGATCCGGATTCCGCGACCTGCTTCATAAGCTCGTCGGTGAGGATCTTCCGTTCGCGCGCGGTCGCCTCGAAGAGCGGGTTCGCCTCGACGAGCGAATTGTTGTCCATGACGTTGCGGACGTAGGCGAGCGCGAATATGGGCTCGATCCCGCTCGTGGTATTGGCGATGATGCTGATCGTGCCGGTGGGCGCGATTGTGGTCGTGGTGGCGTTGCGGAGCTTCTCCTCGCCGCGCGCGGCGTACTCGGACATGTCGAAAAGGGGGAAGGCGCCCCGCTCCTTCGCGAGGGCGCGCGACGCGGCCCTGGCCTCGTCTTGGATCGCGTGCATCACCTCTTCCGCGAGCCGGATGGCCCCGTCCGAGTCATAGGGAACATTCAGGCGGATGAGCATATCGGCGAAGCCCATGATCCCCAGGCCTATCTTGCGGCTGGCGAGGGTTTGCTCCCTGATCTCGGGCAGCGAGTACTGGTTCATGTCGATAACGTTGTCGAGGAAGTGCACGGCCTCGCGCGTGAGCTCCTTGAGCTTCGCGTAGTCGAGTGTGTCCTTCCCGTCCCTGCGCTCGAGCGCGGTCACCAGGTTTATCGATCCCAGGTTGCAGGACTCGTAGGGAAGCAGCGGCTGTTCGCCGCAGTTGTGAAGCATAATCCCCCCGGCGTCGAAACGGTTGATGCCGGGCACCTGCACATCGTAGACCTCTTCCGTGCCGTCGGGTATGAGCTCCCGCACCTCCGTTAGGAATCTTTCCCTGTTCATTTCGCGTCCGTATGACGCGAGAAGGCTCTGGAGCCTGAGCGCTTTATCCTGATCGGTGAAGCCGATTGTCTCGCTAAAAATCCGTAGGTTGTCGCGTGCAATGACGAGTTCATGCTGGGCTCGTGTTCGGTACTCCTTTTGCCCTCCCTTCCCGTCGGGAAGCATGGTCGTCCCCTCGGGTCTTCTTTCCTCATAGATGGAAGACACGATTCCGAACCGGAGAAGAATGCGCTGTACGGCTTTGAGCATCTCCATGTCGCTTTGCGCGAGGCGGACGCTGATTCCCTTCGCCTGCGTACCCTGCACGGAGCCGTCGGTATCGAACAGCCCGCGGAGGAAACCGCGGTTGAAATTTGAGGAGCATGCCTCCAGTTTGGGAGTGATAGTTTTGTTTCCCGGGGTGATTCCAAGGTCGGCGCATATTCCCTTCAGCGCGCCGATCGCCATGCGGTACTCGCCCCGCCCGCGGACCTCGCTGAAGCCCTGGAAATCGGCGCGGTGCGGAAGGGTATACGCGCACTCCCGCGCGAGCTCCATTACGGCATCGGGTAGTGTCTCCCCGTTCGCCGCCTGACGCCTGGGCCAGACGGAAATGATCGCCTTGTCCTTTTTTATCGTTCCGTCGCCGTAGAGGAGGCCCGTGAGGTAGCCTTCTTCAAATCCATAACGTCCTTCCCACCCGGGATTGGCGCGATGATTATGCAGGCATATGCGGTCCCCCGGCTTCAGGTCACCGGCCCTCACCCATTTCGTTTCCACCGAAGAGCGGGTTACCGAGGCGGCGACGAGGACAGGGTGGTCGGCGGTGAGGCGAACCTCATACCCGGACCGGGTAACGAGCCTGAAGACGGGCTTGACCCCGGTGCTGAAGAATCCCTCGGAGGAACTCAGGCTGGGAAGGCCGTCGACAATCGCCGCGAACCGGCGGCCGACAAGCTCGCGTACGAAGCGGGGTCCTTCGGCGGTGAAGACCATGGTGTCGCTGGTCACGCAGGGATTGGTGCTCTCGATGGGCCCCACCTTCGCGAGCGGGTTGTACTCGTTGATGCGGTCGATGAAGACGATGCCGGGCTCCCCGTTCTGCCATGCTTTTTTCACGATCAGGGAAAAGACATCGCGCGCCTTAAGGCGCTGGACGGTGACGTTACCGCGTGGGTTGACGAGATCGAACTCGCCGTCGGTCTCCACGGCGCGCATGAACGAATCGGTGAGCGCGACGGAGCAGTTGAAATTCGTGAGGGCCGAGGGGTCCTCCTTGGCGGCGATGAAGTCCAGGATGTCGGGGTGATGGACCGAGAGTATGGCCATGTTGGCGCCGCGGCGCGTCCCGCCCTGCTTGATGGTCTCGGTCGCGGTATTGAAAATCTTCATGAAGGAGACGGGCCCGCTCGAAACGCCCGAGGTTGAATTCACCACGTCGTTCTTGGGACGAAGCCTTGAGAACGAAAAGCCCGTTCCCCCGCCGCTCTTGTGGATGAGTGCCATGTTCTTGATCGAATCGAAGATGTCGTCTATCGAATCCCCCACCGGGAGGACGAAGCAGGCGGAGAGCTGACCGAGCGGCCGTCCCGCGTTCATGAGCGTGGGACTGTTGGGGATGAACTCGAGCCGCGCCATCATCTCGTAAAACCGGGCCGCGATCCGGTTCGTTTCCTCCGGGGTCTTCCCGTATGCAAGATCGGCCGAGGCAATGTACTTCGCGATGCGCTCGAACATCCCCCGCGGGTCCTCGACGGTCTTTCCGTGCTCGTCCTTCGCGAGGTAGCGCTTGCGCAGCACCACGAGCGCGTTGGCGGACAGCTCGGGCCGGACCTTCGAGTCGATGACGATATCGTTCCACCTGCCGGCGGTGCTTTCCTTTGCGTTGGACACGTGATCCCTCCCTTGTTCCCTGCGGGTATTCTTCCGGACGTTTCGAGATGAAAAAACGGCACGTCGTCATGCCGTTGTCCTGCGGCGCGCGCACGCGCTCTTTATACCGCGGTGACGAGCCTGCGGAACTCCTCGAAGAGGTACCGCGAATCGTGCGGTCCGGGGCTCGACTCCGGGTGATACTGCACGCAGAAAAACGGCAGCGTTTTATGACGGAACCCCTCGACGGTGTTGTCGTTCAGGTTCATGTGCGTGACTTCAATTTCCGGCATGCTCTTCATGGAGTCGTAATCGACGGCGAAGCCGTGATTCTGCGAGGTGATCTCGACCTGTCCCGAGGCCACGTTTTTCACAGGCTGGTTCGCGCCCCGGTGCCCGAACTTGAGCTTGTAGGTGCGCCCACCGAGCCCCAGGCCCATGATCTGGTGTCCCAGGCATATCCCGAAACAGGGCAGCTTCGCGCGCACGATATCCTTCACGAGATCCCTGGCGTAGGGAACCGCGGCCGGGTCCCCGGGGCCGTTAGAAAGAAAGATGCCCTTTGCGCCCGCCCTGATCACGTCCGCGAGCGGCGTGTTCGCCGGATATACCATTATGTTGAACCCGCTCGCCTTGAGAAGCCTGAGGATGTTGGTCTTTACACCGAAATCGTAGACCGCGATAGTCGGGTTTGCCGGATCGTTCTCCCCGAAGCCGTACGCCTTGGTGCAGGAGACGCCGGTCGCCAGATCGAGCCCTTCCATGGTCGGGTACTCCTTGAGCCGCGCGACCGCGCCCTCGCCCTGGAAAAATATCCCCCCGCGTAGCGCCCCCTTGTCGCGGATGTGGCGCGTGAGCCGCCTCGTGTCCACGCCCTCGATCCCGGCGACGTTTTCGCGCACCAGGTAGTCCTCGAGCGACATGGTCGCGCGGAAGTTGGAGTAGCGCTTGCTGTATTCCTTGACCACGAAACCGGCGACGTACACCCGCGCGGATTCGACGTCCTCGGCGTTCACGCCGTAGTTGCCGATCATGGGATAGGTCATCGCCACGATCTGGCCGTGGTAGCTGGGATCGGTGAGCACCTCCTGGTAGCCGCTCATGGAGGTGTTGAACACCACCTCGCCCATGGACTCCCTGTCGCTCCCGAACAGACGGCCCTTGAATTCCGTGCCGTCCTCTAGTATTAAAAAGGCATCGCGTGCCATACGTAACCTCTTGATAAGATAAGCCCCCGCGCCTGGGACCTACTGCCAGTACGACAGGCCACCGGCCTTGTCAAACACTTTCCCCGGGCTCCCGTGTTCAGCGCGAGGGGAAGAAGCTGTAGTCCATCTGCGCGTGGTCTCCCCAGAAATATACCTCCAGGGTGTACTTTTTCCGCTCGAAATTCCAGGTGAGCGCGGGCTTCTCGATGACGCGCTCGTCGTCGGGGTTCCCGTATTTCACCTTTAAGTCCGCAAGCATGCGGTCGTACTCGTCCCCGTTCATGCCGTGGATATTCACCTGGATGTGGTGGAGTATTTCCCGGTAATTGAATTCAAGGACCACCTCGTAGCGCTTGTCCTGCCTGAACATGGTCACCACGAGCGCCGGGATGCCGTAGCGCTGGTCCACGCGCTCCTCCACGGGGAAGCGCGTGTACTTGCGCTTGATCGTGTCGAGCACCTGGGTCCGCGTGGCGCCCGGCGTGAACTCCTCGTACGAGGGCGCCTTCGCGTAAAGCACACACGCCCCGAGTGTGCAGGCGACGAAGAAAGACATTCGTAGCGTCTTCATGGTTACTATAAAAAG
This genomic stretch from Spirochaetota bacterium harbors:
- a CDS encoding TSCPD domain-containing protein gives rise to the protein MVIDSKVRPELSANALVVLRKRYLAKDEHGKTVEDPRGMFERIAKYIASADLAYGKTPEETNRIAARFYEMMARLEFIPNSPTLMNAGRPLGQLSACFVLPVGDSIDDIFDSIKNMALIHKSGGGTGFSFSRLRPKNDVVNSTSGVSSGPVSFMKIFNTATETIKQGGTRRGANMAILSVHHPDILDFIAAKEDPSALTNFNCSVALTDSFMRAVETDGEFDLVNPRGNVTVQRLKARDVFSLIVKKAWQNGEPGIVFIDRINEYNPLAKVGPIESTNPCVTSDTMVFTAEGPRFVRELVGRRFAAIVDGLPSLSSSEGFFSTGVKPVFRLVTRSGYEVRLTADHPVLVAASVTRSSVETKWVRAGDLKPGDRICLHNHRANPGWEGRYGFEEGYLTGLLYGDGTIKKDKAIISVWPRRQAANGETLPDAVMELARECAYTLPHRADFQGFSEVRGRGEYRMAIGALKGICADLGITPGNKTITPKLEACSSNFNRGFLRGLFDTDGSVQGTQAKGISVRLAQSDMEMLKAVQRILLRFGIVSSIYEERRPEGTTMLPDGKGGQKEYRTRAQHELVIARDNLRIFSETIGFTDQDKALRLQSLLASYGREMNRERFLTEVRELIPDGTEEVYDVQVPGINRFDAGGIMLHNCGEQPLLPYESCNLGSINLVTALERRDGKDTLDYAKLKELTREAVHFLDNVIDMNQYSLPEIREQTLASRKIGLGIMGFADMLIRLNVPYDSDGAIRLAEEVMHAIQDEARAASRALAKERGAFPLFDMSEYAARGEEKLRNATTTTIAPTGTISIIANTTSGIEPIFALAYVRNVMDNNSLVEANPLFEATARERKILTDELMKQVAESGSVAHIEGVPEDVRRVFVTAHDISPESHIRIQAAFQKYVDNAVSKTVNFPNTATEQDIEKVYRLAYALNCKGVTVYRDGSRDNQVLEVQRDKKEAVQEGTPGSHLTPKSRGEVTFGSTRKMTTGCGSLYVTINADQDGLFEVFATMGKGGGCAASQTEAVSRLISLSLRCGIEPEQIIRQIKGVRCPNQAWEKGGRIYSCADAIAKALERHLGMDSRKTGSATDEAKNFAETNGKGQGNVTIVGVCPDCHGPLEFESGCSVCRLCGFSKCG
- the carA gene encoding carbamoyl-phosphate synthase small subunit, coding for MARDAFLILEDGTEFKGRLFGSDRESMGEVVFNTSMSGYQEVLTDPSYHGQIVAMTYPMIGNYGVNAEDVESARVYVAGFVVKEYSKRYSNFRATMSLEDYLVRENVAGIEGVDTRRLTRHIRDKGALRGGIFFQGEGAVARLKEYPTMEGLDLATGVSCTKAYGFGENDPANPTIAVYDFGVKTNILRLLKASGFNIMVYPANTPLADVIRAGAKGIFLSNGPGDPAAVPYARDLVKDIVRAKLPCFGICLGHQIMGLGLGGRTYKLKFGHRGANQPVKNVASGQVEITSQNHGFAVDYDSMKSMPEIEVTHMNLNDNTVEGFRHKTLPFFCVQYHPESSPGPHDSRYLFEEFRRLVTAV